GCGGGCCACCGTCGAGGCCAGCGGCCAGTTGCAAGTGAAAGTGGTTGCGGAGCGTCACTGGCCGGAATGTACGGCGGCGATCAAAGTGATCGGACTCGGCTTGCCCGGCGGCTTTCAGTTCAGCGAGCGGGAGATTGCGGCCGGGCAGAACGAGGGAACGTTCGAGTTGAACGTGGGGAACGTGCGTCCCGGCGAGTACACGCTGGTTCTTCTGGGGCAGGCCCAGGTGCCGTTCAAGAAAGACGCCTCCGCTCAGGCGGCCAACACGCTGGTGGCGATTCCTTGCCGGCCGATCACGATCGACGTCGTGCAGAAGGCAAAGTAGGTCGGCTATCATGAACAGCTTAAGTGCTGATGGAAAACCGCTATGACGAGATTCTCAATTGAATTGCCCGACGAAGAAGCGCGACGGCTTCGCGAGCGCGCAGGCGAGGCTGGGCTGACCCCGGAAGAATTCCTCGATGCGGGCATCAAGCGCTGGCTCGACTCTCCCAATAGCGACTTCGTCGAAGCGGCGGATTACGTGCTGCGGAAGAACGCCGATCTCTACAAGCGCCTGGCGTAGCCTTTTGGCGAGGCCTGCTAAACAGGTTCTCCCGGCCCCGCGGAATGCGCCAGCGCGTCTTCAGAGCCACTTCCGCAACGACCAGGCGATGCGATCGCGTAGCCGCTGCCACCAGGGGCGGCCAAGGACGTCCAAGACCGTCACGCGGCGGCTGTTGCGCATTTCGAAGCCGCAGATGTGCCGCAGCGTGGCCGCCATCGCCCGCGAGCGAAAGACGGCAAAAAACTCGAGGTTGAACCAGAAGCTGCGCGGGTCGAGATTGCAGGAGCCGATCATCGACCATTGGTCGTCGATCACCATCACCTTGCTGTGCAACATCTGGTCTTTGCGCTCGTAGATGCGAATGCCGTAGCGCAACAGCTCTTGGTACAAGTGCCGCGTGGCCCACTGCACGGTTTTGACGTCGCTCGTGCCGGGTATGATGACGCGCACCTTCACGCCGCGGCGGCTGGCCCGCTTCAGCTCGCGCAGCACGCGGCCCTGCGGAATGAAATAGGCCATCGACAAGGTGATGTTCTTCCGTGCCCGCCGCAACAGCGGCACCAGCACGCGCGTGGGGCGGCGGTGCCGCAACTGCGGGCGGCTGTCGAAAAAGTAAATCCCCTCGCCCTGCTCGCTGAGCATGCGGCGGACCGGCCAACGCGCCCAGCGCCGGCGCGGCGGGGCGATTTGCGACTTTCGCCACAGCCGCGCGAAAGCCTCGGCCACCTC
The Pirellulales bacterium genome window above contains:
- a CDS encoding phosphatidylserine/phosphatidylglycerophosphate/cardiolipin synthase family protein; the protein is MSQLEFESTAPASAHRPGEVGALRVAGHELTIFEESPPLIAAMIDDIEQARVRVWLESYIIADDAAGRAVAEALARRAAAGVDCRVMYDYVGSNATPRSFFARLERSGVQVRGYRSLWQVLRRFRSLRRFHRRDHRKLLVIDNRLAYFGGMNLVDQSGIRTVEEAKARRLPASAGWRDVHVRLFGPGQAEVAEAFARLWRKSQIAPPRRRWARWPVRRMLSEQGEGIYFFDSRPQLRHRRPTRVLVPLLRRARKNITLSMAYFIPQGRVLRELKRASRRGVKVRVIIPGTSDVKTVQWATRHLYQELLRYGIRIYERKDQMLHSKVMVIDDQWSMIGSCNLDPRSFWFNLEFFAVFRSRAMAATLRHICGFEMRNSRRVTVLDVLGRPWWQRLRDRIAWSLRKWL